Proteins co-encoded in one Salvia splendens isolate huo1 chromosome 4, SspV2, whole genome shotgun sequence genomic window:
- the LOC121800089 gene encoding DNA topoisomerase 1 alpha-like produces MAVEACNKQKVMADDMDDDDVPLVFKRSSSSSKPNQSNSEIKKSIPQKHDQQLGRSPASYARPQNGQNNFVQRSKMVPSSRTPPDRSPLMSPKLSNSPTKGLALKPTIVDFKPSTSKAGELNSEKRQIKGENSLNESTSRPKEESEDSEDDKPLSARLHAGRSKFNSGNANKGANVSNFGQTSKIPKSEDSDDEIPLSSKFRVKAVAGGSTNRFSTSDKKPLLAECGQNGSASTDRKPSAVLKKRNVDSEKPTDSSLKRPKLSETSTLHKNKESSVKAEMEEEDEEDHIPISQRIKKTAVAEKKSAQVKKFTKPTTPISKFNQKPKKFIKNSKYSESSKVHPSSGDGQKWTTLVHNGVIFPPPYKPHGVKMLYKGKPVDLTSEQEEVATMFAVMLGTEYMDKPKFKENFMDDWRKILGKNHIIQSLEHCDFTPIYDWHLSEKEKKKQMTTEEKKALKEEKLQQEEKYMWAILDGVKEKVGNFRVEPPGLFRGRGEHPKMGKLKRRIQPSDITINIGKDAPIPECPIPGQSWKEIRHDNTVTWLAFWNDPINPKEFKYVFLAASSTLKGQSDKEKYEKARLLKDYIQGIRAAYTKDFTSKDPTKKQIAVATYLIDKLALRAGNEKDDDEADTVGCCTLKVENVEPVPPNILKFDFLGKDSIRYQNEVEVEVAVFRAIQEFRNKKKGGDDIFDKLDTSKLNAHLKELMPGLTAKVFRTYNASITLDDMLSKETKGGEVAEKIVVYNHANKEVAIICNHQRTVSKSHSAQMTRLNEKIDELKNVLEELRTDLARAKKGKPPLKGSDGKTKRNLNPDALEKKISQTLAKIEKMERDKDTKEDLKTVALGTSKINYLDPRITVAWCKRHEVPIEKIFNKSLLAKFAWAMDVEPSFRF; encoded by the exons ATGGCTGTTGAGGCATGTAACAAGCAAAAGGTAATGGCGGATGATATGGATGACGATGATGTACCGTTAGTTTTCAAGAGGAGTAGCTCTTCTTCAAAGCCAAACCAATCAAACTCggaaattaaaaaatcaatacCTCAGAAACATGATCAACAGCTAGGGAGGTCGCCTGCATCATATGCACGCCCACAAAATGGTCAGAATAACTTTGTTCAAAGGAGTAAGATGGTCCCTTCTTCCAGGACACCTCCTGATAGATCTCCTCTGATGAGCCCAAAATTATCTAATTCTCCTACCAAGGGATTGGCATTAAAGCCTACAATCGTGGATTTTAAACCTTCCACTTCAAAGGCCGGTGAGTTAAACTCCGAAAAGCGTCAGATTAAAGGTGAGAATTCTTTGAATGAATCCACTAGTAGACCAAAGGAGGAATCAGAAGATTCTGAAGATGATAAACCACTTAGTGCCAGGCTTCATGCTGGGCGATCAAAGTTCAACTCTGGAAATGCCAACAAAGGTGCCAATGTTTCAAATTTTGGTCAAACTTCAAAGATCCCCAAATCAGAAGATTCAGATGATGAAATACCTTTGTCTTCTAAGTTTCGAGTGAAGGCTGTTGCTGGGGGTTCAACCAACAGGTTTTCTACTAGTGATAAAAAACCTTTGTTGGCCGAATGTGGACAAAATGGTTCAGCATCAACGGATAGGAAACCTTCCGCTGTTTTGAAGAAGAGAAATGTAGATAGTGAAAAACCTACGGATTCATCTTTAAAAAGGCCTAAACTAAGTGAGACATCTACActtcataaaaataaagaatcgTCCGTTAAAGCTGAAatggaggaagaagatgaggaaGATCATATTCCCATATCACagagaataaagaagacagcTGTTGCGGAGAAGAAATCAGCACAAGTCAAAAAATTTACTAAACCTACAACTCCAATATCAAAGTTTAATCAAAAACCAAAAAAGTTCATTAAAAACTCAAAGTATTCTGAGTCATCAAAGGTTCATCCTAGTTCTGGTGATGGGCAGAAGTGGACCACTTTGGTCCATAATGGTGTGATTTTTCCGCCACCATACAAGCCTCATGGTGTCAAGATGCTCTATAAAGGGAAGCCTGTTGACTTAACTTCAGAACAGGAAGAG GTGGCAACAATGTTTGCGGTGATGCTTGGTACTGAGTATATGGATAAGCCTAAGTTCAAAGAGAACTTCATGGATGACTGGCGgaagattttggggaaaaatcaCATTATTCAGAGCTTAGAACACTGTGATTTCACTCCAATATATGATTGGCATCTGAGtgaaaaggagaaaaagaaacAGATGACAACGGAG GAGAAGAAAGCTTTGAAGGAGGAGAAACTTCAGCAAGAGGAAAAATATATGTGGGCCATTCTTGATGGTGTGAAAGAGAAG GTTGGAAACTTTAGAGTTGAACCACCTGGATTGTTCCGCGGCCGGGGTGAGCACCCAAAG ATGGGGAAGCTGAAAAGACGAATTCAACCAAGTGACATAACTATCAATATTGGAAAGGATGCTCCAATTCCTGAGTGCCCTATCCCTGGACAAAG CTGGAAAGAGATAAGGCATGACAACACAGTGACATGGTTGGCCTTTTGGAATGACCCCATTAATCCGAAGGAATTCAAATATGTTTTTCTTGCCGCAAGTAGTACCTTGAAAGGACAAAGTGACAAAGAGAAGTACGAGAAGGCCAGGCTATTAAAG GACTATATACAAGGTATCCGAGCAGCATATACCAAAGACTTTACAAGCAAAGACCCTACTAAGAAGCAGATAGCAGTAGCTACGTATCTTATTGACAAACTAGCTCTTAGGGCAGGCAATGAGAAG GATGATGATGAAGCTGATACAGTAGGTTGCTGTACGTTAAAAGTTGAAAATGTGGAACCAGTGCCTCCAAATATCTTGAAG TTTGATTTCCTTGGTAAAGATTCTATAAGGTATCAGAATGAAGTCGAGGTTGAAGTTGCTGTTTTCAGGGCAATCCAAGAGTTTCGAAATA AGAAAAAAGGCGGAGATGATATATTTGACAAACTTGATACTAGTAAACTGAATGCTCATCTAAAGGAATTGATGCCTGGTCTCACTGCTAAGGTCTTCCGTACATACAATGCATCTATTACATTGGATGACATG TTGAGCAAGGAAACAAAAGGTGGAGAAGTTGCCGAGAAAATTGTTGTTTATAACCACGCAAACAAGGAG GTTGCCATCATTTGTAATCATCAACGGACTGTCTCGAAGTCCCACAGCGCACAGATGACTCGCTTGAATGAAAAGATAGACGAACTAAAG AACGTTTTGGAAGAATTGAGGACAGATTTGGCTAGGGCCAAAAAGGGGAAGCCCCCCTTGAAGGGTTCTGATGGGAAGACGAAGAGGAATCTAAATCCTGATGC ATTGGAGAAAAAGATATCTCAAACATTAGCAAAGATTGAAAAAATGGAAAGAGATAAGGATACGAAAGAGGATCTAAAGACTGTAGCATTGGGAACGTCAAAGATCAACTATCTTGATCCTAGGATCACTGTTGCATGGTGCAAACGCCACGAAGTTCCTATCGAGAAG ATATTTAACAAGTCTCTACTGGCGAAATTCGCGTGGGCAATGGACGTCGAGCCAAGTTTCAGATTCTAA